In Bradyrhizobium symbiodeficiens, the genomic stretch GCGGCACTTGATCAGCCCGGAGAGCAGGTGTTTGGGTCGCGTGGCCAAACGATGACGGCAAAGGCTACAACATCGTGATCGCGCCCGGCATCGCGGTGTCGGGCAAGATCGTGCTGCGCGAACCGAAACCCCAGGCCGAACATTAGCCTGACTAGATGACCGGTCGGTAGCCGAAGCGGCTAGCCTCGTGGACGCGTTTCGCGACCTTATCGACAAGGCTTCTTGGCCAAACTGGCGCAAGGATGAATTCGTTCGGGCCGTTGAGGCGCTGGCTGAAGCCCAGCTCGTCACTGAAGCGGTGATTGCGATGCCGGGCGATGCCGGATTCCGGGAGCGCTTTGCCGCTGCCTTCATACTGTTTGCGAAATGCTGAGGCTCTCCTACGGGAGGGCCTTTTCTCTCCGGCAAGTAGCAGAATTAACTATGACGCAGGTCGGTGCACCTGATGGATGCCGCCTTCCTAGGACTCGCCAGAAAAGTGTAATAGATTGTTAACTATCGACTTTCCTTCAGATTTGAGGGCGGTGCAGCAATGCGCGTTGCTGTCGTTATCTTGTCCTGCGTTTTTGCCCTCTCTCCCGCTATCGCCGGCGAGGTCAAAGGCGTGCCGGTGATCGTCGATGCGGACACCGTGTACGAGGGAAATATCAAGATTCGCCTGAGTGGAATCGATGCGCCGGAGACGGATCAGATTTGCCTGGATTCTTCCGGCAAAGCTTGGGATTGCGGCATTGAGGCTAGAGAAAAGTTGAAAGCCTATGTGCGCGAACAATCCTGGACGTGCGAGCTGACCGGGCAAGACGTCTATAGACGGCACCTTGGATCTTGTACGGTCGCTAGCGAGGACGTCTCACGCTGGCTGGTTAGAAACGGTTGGGCCCTCGCGTTTCGCAAATACTCGATGGCCTATGTTGCGGACGAGGCGTTTGCCCGCGAGCAAAAGCGCGGCCTTTGGAGCGGCGCTTTTGTCGCTCCCTGGGAGTGGCGTCACCGAAGCAATAGTACCGTAATCCTCGGCTCAGTCGCCGTGCCCGTCCAAGCGCAGCGAATGCTGATGGCGCCGGCTGCCGTCGCCGAGCCGCCTTCGCCGAACTGTGTCATCAAGGGCAATCTCAAGAGCGCCCATCAATGTATCTATCACGTGCCTGGAGGGAGGTTCTACGATCGGCTGTCGATGGATCGAAACTCATCTCGCCGTTGGTTCTGCTCGGTGGCGGATGCTGAAGCCGCCGGCTGCCGAAAATCTAAGCTCTAGCGCCAGGCTGACACCGTCATGAGTTTAAGCGGCACCCGCCAATCACCCCTCGCGCGCATTCTTGGCCTCCTCAGCCAACCGGTTCATCACTACCGTCCAGCCACTAATATCTTTCTCGATCTCAGCGTCGATCGCATGGCGGACGAACTGCGATTGCTCGAGCGAGGAAGAGAACGGGGTGCCCAGAACCACCCTTCGTCCGATGCGCAAACACTGGACGATGTCGAACATCAGATCATTGAACGGATTGAGGCTCATAAGCAGGACTCCCACACTATCTATCTTGACCACCTCCACACTTACGATGAACGGGTGACCGCGCTTAGTTTCGAAGAGCGGTTTGCTACCATTCAGCAGGCCGCGCCCGAGGCGGTAGGGGACTTTCGAGCGGAGGCCACCATCGGTCGGGACGAACTGTTCGCCCTACGCCGGCGGCTCAATGAGTCCGAACTCGAACGCGAAAGCTTCCGGAGCCGCCATCGGATTGAAAGGCCAGCCAGGCTTGCTAGCCTCGGGAAGATCATTCTCAAGATTGGCATTCTCGCAATTCTGTTCGTCATCGAGGTCGTGATCAACGGCAGCTTTCTCGCCAATGCCAATATCGGCGGTTGGCTCGGCGGCGTGACGCAGGCCGTCACTTTCGCGGCGTTAAACATCCTGGCTAGTTTTCTTTGGGGCATGGTGCTTATACGCCTGATCAATCGTCGAAACTACTTCCTGAAGTTCGTCGGCGTTCTCTCGTTCCTGGCCTACATTGCCTTTGCGGCCGTGCTCAATTTGATCCTTGCGCATCTTCGCGAAATACCCCCGACCATCAGTGGCGACGTCGGCCAGGAAGTCCTGCACCGGCTACTCACCGCGCCGTACATGCTGATGGATATCAATTCTTGGGTGTTCTTCAGCATTGGCCTGATTTTCTCCCTGGTCGCGATGGCCGACGGATTGATGTTCTTCGACCCCTACATTGGCTATGCTGGCCTGGAGCGCCGCTGGCTGGAGGCCAGCAACCAGTTTGCACAGGCCAGGAGTGACCTGATCGAGCGCTTACGCGATATCCGTCAGGACTCCACCGACGCCATGAACGGTGCAGCCAGTGATCTTTCCGTTCGGCGCAGCGAATACGACTCGTTGCTGCAGGGGCGGGGGCGGCTCGCACAGCGCTTTACCCAACATCAGAACCAAATTGAGCAAGCCGGTCG encodes the following:
- a CDS encoding thermonuclease family protein, giving the protein MRVAVVILSCVFALSPAIAGEVKGVPVIVDADTVYEGNIKIRLSGIDAPETDQICLDSSGKAWDCGIEAREKLKAYVREQSWTCELTGQDVYRRHLGSCTVASEDVSRWLVRNGWALAFRKYSMAYVADEAFAREQKRGLWSGAFVAPWEWRHRSNSTVILGSVAVPVQAQRMLMAPAAVAEPPSPNCVIKGNLKSAHQCIYHVPGGRFYDRLSMDRNSSRRWFCSVADAEAAGCRKSKL